The Kogia breviceps isolate mKogBre1 chromosome 8, mKogBre1 haplotype 1, whole genome shotgun sequence DNA window CTATTAGGAAGACAGGAGACGAAGATATATTAAAGGACTGCATGGCTTCATGTAAGGGTGGGTTAAGAGATAAAACACATGAAGGCAGTTAACATCAAAGAAGGGCAAGAGACTCTGTGGAAGGTATAAAAAGATGTGGAGCATTATCAAATTTAGCTGATGCTTCACAGAGGACTGTCTGTATTCATGTCTTGACACTCTCACATCAAAGCATAAGAAGCCCTACTACTTGGGATACTAAAAATGATGCTTGGAAGAACGGTAATACTGATTGAGGCCAGAATTTGGCAACATATATTAGTGGAATGTACTGAATCTTCCATGCCATCTGTGTATAGTCTGCCCCCCAAGCCCCAAAGGTGCTAAAAATCATAAATTAATAGTTTTATCCATAGAGGTCTAGGTGGACCTTGAGGTATTTGAATCAAAATATACTTTGTACACAAAGGGTCACAGAACTATGCTCATAATGCCAATCTTTTTCTCACCTAAATACTATAAAAAGCTAAAAAAGGGTAATTTTTGCCCTAAGAGAGAAGGGCAGGCAGCTTCTGTCTACAAGGACCAGTCTAGACAATTTTTTTGGTGTTCTTAAGTCTCACTTGACAATTTGCCACTCAACAAAATCATGATGTACAAGTAAAGGAcctattcttttcccttaaaggAATGCTCCTCACTCAAGTCCAGACTCTGTAACAGTGGTATAGGAGAGGTCTGCTTTTCCCTACATCTGTCTTCTCACCCTACAGGTGACCTAGCATataaagaggaaaacaggcaAAGCATAGTGGTCACACTTGTTTCTGCCACTATTACATTTCAAACACACACAGGATAATAGACATCTTCCATCATTAGGGGAACTTTTAGAGGGGCAGTTCATATTCatattttgtgagtgtgtgtgtgtatgtgtacatgtgtttaATGGGGTATGGAATTAACTGGAAACAGAGAGGAGAATATGTTTAGTACACATCCATGAAATACAACAGataaggaaaaatatacaaaagtggagatgacaaaaaaatggattgggaaaataaagagaaagtgtgtggaaagaagaaatgcaaagcatTCTTTCATATTAAGACATTAGACATTACCTGGCACTTTCCCCACACCTGCCTCACCTACCTGAAAAACCCAGCCCTTATATTGAAAAGATAAGATACAGCTCAAATGTGGATACTTTGGTACCTTGTCCCTGATAAATTTAGTATCAaagttttttaattgttttattttttaaaataaagactgaagaACTAACCTTCAAAACTATTCATCCCCCCTGGCTTTTGCCAGTAAACTTTTAATAATCACTTCACAAAAACTTTATAGTTTATCCAGTGTATCCTtaataacttaaattttaaaaaggaagatctTTAATGGACACATTTCTATGCATAAGCCTCCCATTTTTCATGGTGAATGTGGAGGAAAATAAGTAGTAATAACTAAAAACAGCAttctaggtttttttaaaattgattttaattgaggtaaaaaCAACCTATCAAAGCtagtagtaaaaataattttccactaCAATTacataaactcttaaaattagttttttaaaaaataaccattttttaaatggactatATTGGAAGCATGTTGTTCATATAAATTCCAATACTTCTGACTTTGGTTATGTTGGTCTATGACTTTAGTAGAACAtactagagaaagagaaatggtgtGTATTTTCACACATCCATCCATCTGGCCATCTGATTCTCAAAACAACAATTAGATCAAGTAATTTTGAATTTGTATTGTTCTTAAGCTAAACTACAACATaaacttttaatgaaaaaaaaaaaaaaaaaaactagcctaTGCAGCAACCACACTGAGGTGGGTTGAGGTGTGTGTGAACCAATCTGGAGAACCAAATGAAAAAAGCCTCAAGTATAGGAATATAAAGGAtgagaagtttaaaagaaaaaaattaagactcaCTGTTCAGCAGGAAGGAACTACACAATTATTTTATCCCCAAAGGAATGCCAGttcttaacaaaataaataaaatgaaagatttacTATGGACTTTTAACCTAAAGATGAAGCACATATAGTTAGACAATAATAGCAAACAGTTCATGCAACTATGTAAGTAAGAAAGGAAAGCAATATTGCACTAAAAGGGGAACCTTGCAGGACTAATCCACCTCTTTCATTGACTCAGTGTAACCAGCCATTTCCTGTATGCATTGGCAAACCTGGCCTGTTCCACGTTCCGGCACGTGGACAATACTTGATCGATGAACCTGTGCTCCATTTCCAGGCCCAGGGAGTCTGGAGCAGGGGTCCGCTTCAGGCGTTTGGTTTCCTGGGAATAGCCTTGCTTGCTAGAGTCACTGAGTCCATCCACCTCCATTGCCTGAGATGTGTGTGGTCCTGCTGCGATGAGGTTCAAGTCACTCAAAGTCCCCCCTGGGCTGTCTGCAGGTGACAACTGCACCACGCTGTGAGGAAACCTACCATTTAAGTGATGCTGAAGGTAGAAAACATGCCGCCTGtgaaagaggaggggaaggaagataatagaaaaagaaaaatcacatcacAAAGTCaagcttttcagaaaaaaacaaaaaagttgataattttaaaacatacagtaCTCAATTCAGTGCCCCCTTCGTAACCCAGAGCTctctgggggaaggaggaagaatagTTAAGATGTAGTCTCTGGGTATTTGGACAGAGCCTCACAAACCCAGATTACTGGTTTCTGAGAAAGACTACTACCCTGAAGGTGTTTAAAAAACATTGACTGAGATGATGACAATCACTTGGAGTTATTACACCTTGTTACTATAATATGAAACTAGAAAGGGTCTTAGCTCAATCTCtgctataaattaaaatataaaacaaaaccccaaattaaCCTCATTGATATCCTAAAAGACAAGTGATTTTCAGAAACAAGAGAAATAGCTCCTCTAGAGGGTTAGTGTATGGCCTCTATCCAATACTTTCTTTAATAAGAACAGAACTTCTGTGGTTGGACTTATTATCTTAGAAACCCTCTGAATTCTCCCCTAAATCCAGCACTATACTCTTATTAAACACTGACATGCAGTAGGGATGTGCTGGGCTCTGAGAAAAGTATGTTAAAAGACACAGTTCCTATTCTTCCTCTAAGGAGAGTTCTCCTGCCCTTAGAATCATCTGGagttatttgttaaaaataaagataaaaaaaaaaaaaaaaaaaaaaaaaaaaaaaaaaaatgaagatccaTGTGCCTAATTTCCAAAAATTGTGACTCAAAGGGGTGCACATCTCTGTACAAAATAAGGTAAACTACCTTAGGTAGTTTCTTGGTGGTTATACTTCATCATTCATATTAACAACTCTAAGCCCTTAAAAGAGAATTCTATTCATTTTCCCAGCTTATTTGGGAGCAGACAAAGGAGCATAtaacacccattttacagaggacaaATCTTAAAAGGGCTGATAAGCTGCTTAAGGGCACTGAATCAGTAGAAAACTAACATAATTTATTCCTGTAATAGACAGGTCATCCCAACTGTCTCTTCTCCCCACTCCAAACTCCAAGTAATCTTTATATAAACAAAGAATGTTTCTGTTCTAATGATCTAGCTCTCTCTCaaacacaaatataatttttaatgagtCTTGTTATTAATGTGTCTAAATataaaacagcaataaaaaatcTGTAACAGCAAAACATGCAAGTCAAGATCTATCTTCTCTCCTAAAAATgtggaataaaaatgttttgtttttaagggaaaaagaaaattctgtatTTATGAAGATGCCAAAGAGGGGGACTGTCTTCCATCTTCTAATATATCTTCCAAATATATTTAGACTGGAAAAAGGGAACAAAtcatatttaacttaaaaaatacacaaatattttaaatgcctacCTCCTGCCTAACACAGGCAACTCTTTTGTCTACAAACAGAATCCTGTAACTTGAAGTAAAATCTGTAGATATAATGCCAGAGATGGCTCCAACTAAATGATAATCCAAAATAAATCAATCGGGGGGTTCCCATACCTGGATTTCATTTCAACATGAAAAGCTCAGTCAAAGGTTCTTAAAACTCAAGTTATGAGGTTGCTAACCCTCTTTCACTCCTTCCTAATAATCCTGATTCACTCCCAAAgtacattttactttaaaaaagcaaaaagtgtCAAGAGATTATACTTAAGGTAAATTAATCTGCAGGCCATCACAGTtgagaagaacaataaaaatgcGTAACTATTCTCAGGGTCTAATCAATGGTCTCAGCCCTGACTGTGCATCAAATTTACCTGTTAgggttttttctttatattttaaaaaacagatgacaGCACTCCATCCCAGATATGCTAAGTATCAGGATCTCCAAAGAGGAAGTCCAGAAACTTTCTTTAGTTTGAAAGTAACACACCTTTTCTGTGGCGCAGTCAAAGATGACCACCACCATCTTGAGCCGTTGGCAAAGATCTGCATGAGGAACTTCATATTGATCATGACCATGAGGAGGAGTATATGGTAACACAAACTCCTCTGAAGCACTCAGGCAAAGTTCCACAATCAGATTACCATATATATACCCAAGTGTAGGTATGAGTCAGATGTAAAACCTTCTGTAGCTCTCATAAGGACACACACAGTTTTATGCAGGAAACAGATCTTCCCTTCTTACCTATGACACCAAAGGGTTTCATGTCCTGGGTAGGAATCAATAAGATCAGTGCTGAATTCAACTTCTTCTTCTAGAAGATGGGGAAGATTTATCCTTGATTCCTCTGCTGAAGCCACTGCTTCTTCATCTTTTGGAAGAACTACAGCTGGCTCACTTCTCAAGGTATTTTGCTCCAATATAGAACCATCTGTCACAGTTTGGCTAACCAAAGACTTTAATAAAAACTGGCGGTAGTGAAATCCACTGTGGTCTGAAACATGCATGGACGCCCAGTGTTTAGTAGAAGATAGTTCATCAAGAAGAATCTTgtaggaagaaaaaagggaagtgAAATGAGGAACTGCCAGAGGTTTCACTCTCTCCATTAATGCTTTGGATTTCTCTTTTGATTCATTTCTTGTTTTGACAACGCCATTCCTAccaatattttgtatataatgtcCAACACAGTGTTGTCATTTAGTGGAAGCTTGCACTTAGTTGAAGCTCAGTAAATTctaattttccctttcttttataaagtaattgattttttttttttactaccgcAGAATTTAAGGACCTTTCCCTAGACTTTGATCACATTCTGATTGGCACACACATAGAAAAGCCAGATTCTAAAATAATGATAGACATTTGGGTGTTCATTTTCAAGTAATGCTTATATTGAAGGGAAAATATAAATTCAGAGATCACTTTGATGGAATACTTTCTTTTGCATTTAATGAATCTGTATTATACCTAACTTACTATTTGTTCAACAATAGACTCAATGtaattatttcttcttcactGTAAGTGTCATCagggcagagaccatgtctgttttgttcactacttAATTCTAAGGGCTTACTGCAAAAACATGATGCAAGAATAACACAAATTTTCAAGTGCTCATGACTTTCACTGTCTCAAACTTACTTAACATCAATGATAAATGGCTTTTTTAAGTAGGTAAGACAAAATTCAGCAGTGAATTCTTCAAATCTGCAAACTAAAGAATTTCAGATGGAATGATAAAAAGATAAGCagcatttatgaaaaaataagagtgggattgctggatcatatggtagttctatttttagttccttgaggaacctccatactgttttccatagtgtctacaccaatttacatccccaccaacagtgtactagggttccctttttcctaCATCCTTGccgacatttgttatttttgatgataaactttttttttttttgcggtacgcgggcctcttactgttgtggcctctcccgttgcagagcacaggctccggacgtgcaggctcagcagccatggctcatgggcctagccgctccgcggcatgtgggatcttcccggacccgggcacgaacccgtgtcccctgcatcggcaggcggactctcaaccactgcgccaccagggaagccctgatgataaactttttgattacagccactctgagaggagagaggtggttttgatttgcctatCTCTGATGATtataatttcaaaacattttcatcatctccaaaACAACCCCTATTCCTATTAGGAGTCCTCTAATTCCCCATTCCCCCAATCCTCTGGCACCTACTAATCTGCTTTGCTTATTCTGaatatgtcatataaatggaatactactttcaatcagcataatgttttcaaggttcaccatGTTATAGTATTTATCAgaacttcattatttttatggctgaataacataccactgtatggatataccatattttgtttttctattcctcAGATACTGGACATTTGGGGTATTACTTTTTGGGGGGCttttatgagtaatgctgctatgaacattctcatACACGCTTTGGTATGAACatatgctttcaatatttttggatatatacctagcaGTGGAATTGTAAGGTCATATATGGtatttctatgtttaattttttgacgAAATGCCAAACTTTTCCCCACTGGCTGCACTATTTCACATTCCTACCACCAAtgtataagggttccaatttctctacatccttgtcaacacttgttattgtcttttttattttagtcatccTAGTTGTGTGAaatggtgtctcattgtggttttggttggCATTTCCCCagtggttaatgatgttgaacatcttttcatgtctttcttggccatttgtatatcttttttggagaaatgaccCTATGTGCTTTTTCAGGTGACACACGATATCAGCTTTCAGTTGGCTAGTAGTAATGAACTCTGTTCAACTGTGACTGTTTCCTTCCACCCCACCCTCAAAAATTAGactatttgaaaattttacttcAGTATATGTCCATTGAAACACACAaacatcacagggaaaaaaatagaaaattaaaacctCTCATAATTCCACTCCCTAGCACTGGTAAACATTCTTTATtctataacctttttttttttcctgactagaAAATGCATGcttatagaaaatataagaaaatataactgTAACAGcactgtgtttgtgtgtataaatatctgttgagCATTTAcaatatgccaggtactgttctaaacaCATTAAATATCATTCAATGCTaataacatacaaaaaaaaattgtagtagGCCCATCTCTTATTAGTTTTATATCCTTAACCTATaatgaacatttttctttaaataatcttcTAGAATATAATTTCTAGTAGCAATAAAATATTCCACTTTGTGATGGAGTGTAATGTAACCAACCCCTTGTTACTAGAGGATtagactgtttccagtttttcactattataaacggTATTTTTATATACCAAACTCCCATATTTAATATAATAGCCAGTGTTTACTGATCAATTAGTATGAGCACTTGTGATAGCCACGTTATGTAGAGTCTCCCACTTAATTTACATCACTTGATGAGGTAGGAATTATCAtcatccccaatttacagatgaggaaactgaaggttaGAGAGGCTAAGAAATGTTCTTAAAGCCACACAGCAAATTGGTGGGAGAGTCAAGATTCAAATTACGTCTGTATCACCACTGAGTGGAGCCTTTAATCACTATATCATACTGtatctcccattttttctttagGATGAATTCCTAGAAGCAGAATTGCCAGATTTGAGAAAACACACATTTTGGGGGGTAACGTCTGGTAAATGCTGCCATGTTGCCCTTTGGTAAGATTATACCAATTTCTACAATGCTTGTTTTTATACCCTTATCAGTGCTGAATAtcagcacttaaaaaaatcattttcagttttctaagtAAAAAAATGCCACTCagttcatatgtatttttttttttttttttttttttgcggtatgcgggcctctcactgttgtggcctctcccgttgcggagcacaggctccggacgcgcaggcccagcggccatggctcacgggcttagttgctccgcggcatgtgggatcttcctggaccagggcacgaacccgtgtctcctgcatcggcaggcggattctcaaccactgcgccaccagggaagcccagttcatatgtatttttaagctGCTCTAGACAACTGGTACTTTTGTGATTACTTCCTCTAACAGGCAAAGCATAGTACATGATCTGCTAGCTGGGCCCAATCAATGGCTTACAGAACAGAAAGGGGATTTTGTAAATTCAGCACTCTTCACTGAGAGTGAGAGACAGTGGCAGTGGTGACAGGAAGAGTGCCAAGTCCCCCCAAGGGCAGAGGAGGGCAGACTGACAACATGTGAGGCTAGCAGTGGACCAGGGCAGATAAGTCAACACATTACTAACGAGTTGTCATCTTCAACAATGGACGGTATCAAGGAACCAAGAATTTCACCTTGGCCTCATGTTTCTGATTTATGGGAATGTCACTTTAAAAGGTTCACATAAAGGCAGGAAAGTTTCCAAAGACCTCTCAGCTTACCTGGACTCTGCCTTCCTTTATCC harbors:
- the PTAR1 gene encoding protein prenyltransferase alpha subunit repeat-containing protein 1 isoform X1 yields the protein MHPATSKPRLYHCVERERCSRVCEMRKNQQRRLLGRKELILSGTLNPIKDLHLGKLALTKFPKSPETWIHRRWVLQQLIQETSLPSFVTKGNLGIIPAERTQQLIREEMEVCGEAAGRYPSNYNAWSHRIWVLQHLAKLDVKILLDELSSTKHWASMHVSDHSGFHYRQFLLKSLVSQTVTDGSILEQNTLRSEPAVVLPKDEEAVASAEESRINLPHLLEEEVEFSTDLIDSYPGHETLWCHRRHVFYLQHHLNGRFPHSVVQLSPADSPGGTLSDLNLIAAGPHTSQAMEVDGLSDSSKQGYSQETKRLKRTPAPDSLGLEMEHRFIDQVLSTCRNVEQARFANAYRKWLVTLSQ
- the PTAR1 gene encoding protein prenyltransferase alpha subunit repeat-containing protein 1 isoform X2, giving the protein MAETSEEVAVLVQRVVKDITNAFRRNPHIDEIGLIPCPEARYNRSPIVLVENKLGVESWCVKFLLPYVHNKLLLYRTRKQWLNKDELIDVTCTLLLLNPDFTTAWNVRKELILSGTLNPIKDLHLGKLALTKFPKSPETWIHRRWVLQQLIQETSLPSFVTKGNLGIIPAERTQQLIREEMEVCGEAAGRYPSNYNAWSHRIWVLQHLAKLDVKILLDELSSTKHWASMHVSDHSGFHYRQFLLKSLVSQTVTDGSILEQNTLRSEPAVVLPKDEEAVASAEESRINLPHLLEEEVEFSTDLIDSYPGHETLWCHRRHVFYLQHHLNGRFPHSVVQLSPADSPGGTLSDLNLIAAGPHTSQAMEVDGLSDSSKQGYSQETKRLKRTPAPDSLGLEMEHRFIDQVLSTCRNVEQARFANAYRKWLVTLSQ